From Ruminococcus sp. HUN007, a single genomic window includes:
- a CDS encoding carbohydrate ABC transporter permease codes for MNDVKDNYSRKVMIKSVIIMAILILLTIICILPIWILFTNSTRAPQDITNTPLSFIPGGSFIRNIKETVHLNKIGKITYSALIGYRNSFFITICATALTVFFSALTAYGLVIYDFKLATPAYTFILAVMMVPVQVTSVGFVQFMLKIKLTDTYWPLILPAIAAPAIVFYMRQYMKANFPTEIVEAARIDGSGELSTFVRIALPMLKPAVGVQAIFCFIANWNNFYTPSMILISREMKKYTMPMMVSSILSNDKLSDQGVRYCAITLSILPIIFVYICLSRLIVDNVAEGGVKE; via the coding sequence ATGAATGATGTTAAAGACAACTACTCAAGAAAAGTTATGATAAAATCAGTTATCATCATGGCTATTCTTATCTTATTAACAATTATATGTATCCTTCCTATCTGGATACTCTTTACTAACTCAACACGTGCTCCGCAGGATATAACAAACACACCGCTCAGCTTTATCCCTGGTGGAAGCTTCATCAGAAACATAAAGGAAACTGTACATCTTAACAAGATCGGCAAGATCACATACAGCGCACTTATCGGTTACAGAAATTCATTTTTCATCACCATCTGTGCAACTGCTCTTACAGTTTTCTTTTCAGCACTTACAGCATACGGACTTGTAATTTACGATTTCAAACTAGCTACACCTGCATATACTTTCATTCTTGCAGTTATGATGGTACCGGTTCAGGTTACTTCAGTTGGTTTCGTTCAGTTCATGCTTAAGATCAAGCTCACTGATACATACTGGCCTCTTATTTTACCGGCTATTGCCGCACCCGCGATCGTATTCTATATGCGCCAGTACATGAAAGCGAATTTCCCTACAGAAATTGTTGAGGCCGCGCGAATTGACGGTTCCGGTGAGTTAAGTACATTCGTAAGAATCGCTCTTCCAATGCTTAAGCCGGCAGTTGGTGTTCAGGCAATATTCTGTTTCATCGCTAACTGGAACAACTTCTATACACCATCTATGATCCTCATTTCAAGAGAAATGAAGAAGTACACAATGCCTATGATGGTTTCATCTATCCTTTCAAACGATAAACTTAGCGACCAGGGTGTTAGATACTGTGCTATCACACTTTCTATCCTCCCTATCATATTCGTTTACATCTGCCTTTCACGTCTCATTGTTGACAATGTTGCTGAAGGCGGCGTTAAGGAATAA
- a CDS encoding sugar ABC transporter permease — translation MKSSAQTKIRSISYARYGYYFILPFFIIYFIFQLVPLINTFRLSFYGNGNNAADYVGLQNFQVLLFGGDNRSFKALHDTLFKDLGNTLILWFGNFIPQLGLSLLLAVWFTDINLKIKGKTFFKIVMYLPNIVTAASVAALFLMLFSKTEYGPINSFLLKHDIISSPIDFVRGKWQSRGIIMFAQTWMWFGNTMIMLMSAIMGISKSLFEAADIDGANSRQVFTKITLPLLRPMVIYTLITSMIGGLQMWDLPYLYKNGTAWNKETETIAVFIYNKFHIVPQNFGYSAAASLILFVITTALGSVCFAMNIDKDDQKKKALAKEQKKLAKLQNKSAFGGF, via the coding sequence ATGAAATCAAGCGCACAAACCAAAATCCGATCAATTAGCTACGCTAGATACGGATATTACTTTATTTTACCATTCTTTATAATCTATTTTATTTTTCAGCTCGTTCCGCTGATCAATACATTCAGACTTTCGTTTTACGGTAACGGTAATAATGCTGCTGACTATGTCGGCCTGCAGAATTTCCAGGTACTTTTATTCGGCGGAGACAACAGATCTTTTAAAGCATTACACGATACACTTTTTAAAGATCTTGGCAATACACTTATTCTCTGGTTCGGTAACTTTATTCCGCAGTTAGGATTATCACTTCTCTTAGCTGTTTGGTTTACCGACATCAACCTCAAGATCAAGGGCAAGACCTTCTTCAAGATCGTTATGTACTTACCGAACATAGTAACAGCTGCATCTGTTGCGGCATTATTCCTGATGTTATTCTCAAAGACAGAATACGGCCCGATCAACAGCTTTCTTTTAAAGCACGATATTATCAGTTCACCTATCGACTTTGTTCGTGGTAAATGGCAGTCAAGAGGAATAATCATGTTCGCTCAGACATGGATGTGGTTTGGTAATACAATGATCATGCTTATGTCAGCTATTATGGGTATCAGCAAGTCATTATTTGAAGCAGCTGATATCGATGGCGCTAACAGCAGACAGGTATTCACAAAGATCACACTTCCGCTTCTCCGTCCAATGGTTATCTACACACTCATCACATCAATGATCGGTGGTCTCCAGATGTGGGATCTTCCTTACCTATACAAGAACGGTACAGCATGGAACAAGGAAACAGAAACTATCGCAGTATTCATCTATAATAAGTTCCATATAGTTCCTCAGAACTTCGGTTATTCTGCTGCTGCATCACTTATACTCTTTGTTATAACAACAGCACTTGGTTCTGTCTGCTTCGCAATGAACATAGACAAGGATGACCAGAAGAAGAAAGCTCTTGCCAAGGAACAGAAAAAACTGGCTAAGCTTCAGAATAAATCAGCATTCGGAGGATTCTGA